A stretch of Lathyrus oleraceus cultivar Zhongwan6 chromosome 6, CAAS_Psat_ZW6_1.0, whole genome shotgun sequence DNA encodes these proteins:
- the LOC127098160 gene encoding N6-adenosine-methyltransferase non-catalytic subunit MTB: MDSVDKRDEEDWEFTDKRKQRSRKHVNGDEAEGEVDGEGSDGSGRRKRSMKGDGDDYESRSKAAKKRLEENTLEKLSSFYEDGELDGGEKGRNVHRVKEDFRLSEKSESGRESRELREKSRGSSEQKSSRRKWDEVDTVSVKKVQDSVSEKSDLKSSKVSDGKRSESRERSGSARNEHGESKVSGSDSKVVKSGGKDDRRSDSERSKSKGKLETPDERVEKPRRHRTPTGFDVAETGDKSGNADEEGNARVRDKTVKETGSSTRSRTPEKSGKRHQDSEGSEMDYEKSGSFKRKELESDSYKDDRSKGKDETWSDRRKDRESSKDNWKRRQQGNTDRDSKNEDGAFDHGREWELPRHGYDRMDNERPHGRLGGRKDVLRGEAVKTTTKYGISNENYDVIEIQPKFVDYGKTDSVSNLSKRTEANQQYNSKSGGNHEERSHHPDERARKSDLSGSGTPGEDQKERYADDDYDLYGGRGRGQKSVATNRSTGGSQSQYGNPDSGSFNRGGPQGIKGNRVGRGGRIRPPGRDNQQVGMPLPMMGSPYGPLGMPPPGPMQTLTHGMSPGPPMSPGVFMSPFNPAVWPGPRGVDMNIMGVPPAVSPVPQGPRFNTANMGNPPNSAMYYNQSGHGRGIPPSISSPGFNHTGPMGRGAPPDKTQGGWAPPKSSGTMGKAPSRGEQNDYSQNFVDTGMRPQNFIRELELTNVVEDYPKLRELIQKKDEIVEKSASTPMYYKCNLKDFELAPEFFGTKFDVILVDPPWEEYAHRAPGVAEHTECWTFEEIMNLKIEAIADTPSFIFLWVGDGVGLEQGRQCLKKWGFRRCEDICWVKTNKSTATPGLRHDSHTLFQHSKEHCLMGIKGTVRRSTDGHIIHANIDTDVIIAEEPPYGSTQKPEDMYRIVEHFALGRRRLELFGEDHNIRSGWLTLGKELSSSNFSKEAYVKNFGDKDGKVWQGGGGRNPPPEAPHLVVTTPDIEALRPKSPMKNQQQMQQQQQSVSISLTPGNASNRRPGNSPQNPTALGVNQDASSSNPSTPAPWASSPMESFKGREGSGLPSDDKVFDMYGGFNGPPPPGYLDFESFRQMNML, from the exons ATGGATTCGGTCGATAAGAGGGATGAAGAGGATTGGGAGTTTACCGATAAGAGGAAGCAGAGGTCAAGGAAGCATGTGAACGGCGATGAGGCCGAAGGTGAGGTCGACGGTGAAGGTTCCGACGGAAGCGGGAGAAGGAAGCGTTCTATGAAGGGGGATGGGGATGATTACGAGTCGCGGTCGAAGGCGGCGAAGAAGAGACTAGAGGAGAATACATTGGAGAAGTTGAGTAGTTTTTATGAGGATGGTGAGTTGGATGGTGGGGAGAAGGGAAGGAATGTTCATAGAGTGAAGGAGGATTTTAGGTTATCGGAAAAGAGCGAAAGCGGACGAGAGTCGAGAGAGTTGAGAGAGAAGAGCCGTGGGTCTTCTGAACAGAAGAGTTCTAGAAGGAAGTGGGATGAAGTTGATACTGTTAGTGTTAAGAAAGTACAGGATAGTGTTTCTGAGAAAAGTGATTTGAAGAGTTCTAAGGTTTCTGATGGTAAGCGGAGTGAGTCTAGGGAGAGGAGTGGATCTGCTAGAAATGAACATGGGGAGAGTAAAGTTTCTGGTAGTGATAGCAAGGTTGTTAAATCTGGGGGAAAAGATGATAGAAGAAGTGATTCTGAGAGAAGTAAGAGTAAAGGGAAGTTGGAAACGCCTGATGAAAGGGTTGAAAAGCCTAGGCGTCATAGGACACCGACTGGTTTTGATGTGGCTGAAACTGGGGACAAGTCGGGAAATGCAGATGAAGAAGGCAATGCGCGGGTTAGGGATAAAACTGTTAAAGAAACTGGGAGCTCAACTAGATCTAGGACGCCTGAGAAGAGTGGAAAACGCCATCAAGATTCAGAGGGTTCGGAGATGGATTATGAGAAAAGTGGTAGTTTTAAAAGGAAGGAACTTGAGAGTGATAGTTATAAAGATGATAGGTCCAAAGGAAAAGATGAAACTTGGAGTGATAGGAGGAAAGATAGGGAAAGTTCTAAAGATAATTGGAAAAGGAGGCAGCAGGGTAATACTGACAGAGATTCCAAGAATGAGGATGGTGCTTTTGATCACGGCAGAGAATGGGAGTTGCCCAGACACGGTTATGATAGGATGGACAACGAAAGGCCTCACGGCCGGTTAGGTGGTAGAAAAGATGTACTCAGGGGGGAAGCTGTGAAAACAACAACGAAGTATGGAATTTCAAATGAGAATTATGATGTGATAGAGATCCAGCCGAAGTTTGTTGACTATGGAAAAACAGACTCTGTATCCAACCTTAGCAAGAGAACTGAAGCTAATCAACAATACAATTCTAAATCTGGAGGTAATCACGAAGAACGGTCACATCATCCGGACGAAAGAGCAAGAAAGAGTGATTTATCTGGTTCTGGGACACCTGGTGAAGATCAGAAGGAGAGATATGCCGATGATGACTATGATTTGTATGGGGGAAGAGGAAGAGGTCAGAAAAGTGTTGCAACTAATCGCAGTACCGGTGGCTCGCAGTCTCAATATGGAAATCCGGATTCTGGATCATTTAACCGAGGTGGTCCACAAGGAATAAAAGGGAACAGGGTTGGTAGAGGAGGAAGGATTAGGCCTCCCGGGAGGGACAACCAGCAGGTTGGAATGCCATTGCCAATGATGGGATCACCCTATGGACCTCTTGGCATGCCTCCGCCCGGACCAATGCAGACTCTTACCCATGGTATGTCACCAGGTCCTCCAATGTCCCCTGGAGTCTTCATGTCACCATTTAACCCGGCTGTTTGGCCTGGACCCCGAGGTGTTGACATGAATATAATGGGTGTTCCACCCGCTGTGTCTCCTGTGCCTCAAGGTCCAAGATTTAATACTGCTAATATGGGGAACCCGCCGAATTCTGCAATGTATTATAACCAATCAGGCCATGGAAGGGGGATTCCCCCAAGCATTTCCAGTCCTGGTTTCAATCATACAGGACCAATGGGGAGAGGAGCACCACCTGATAAAACTCAAGGGGGATGGGCTCCACCTAAAAGTAGTGGAACTATGGGTAAAGCTCCTTCCAGAGGTGAGCAGAATGATTATTCTCAAAACTTTGTTGACACTGGTATGCGGCCTCAGAATTTCATCAGGGAGCTTGAGCTGACAAATGTTGTAGAGGACTATCCTAAGCTTAGGGAGCTTATACAGAAAAAGGATGAGATTGTGGAAAAATCTGCATCCACTCCCATGTATTACAAGTGTAATCTGAAAGATTTTGAACTGGCTCCAGAGTTCTTTGGGACCAAGTTTGATGTCATTCTTGTAGATCCCCCATGGGAGGAGTATGCTCATCGAGCCCCTGGTGTTGCTGAACACACGGAGTGCTGGACATTTGAAGAAATAATGAATCTCAAGATTGAG GCTATAGCAGATACTCCTTCTTTCATCTTCCTTTGGGTGGGTGACGGTGTAGGCCTTGAACAAGGCCGTCAATGTCTAAAGAAG TGGGGATTTCGTAGGTGTGAAGATATATGTTGGGTGAAGACAAATAAAAGTACTGCAACTCCAGGGCTGCGGCATGATTCACATACTTTATTTCAACATTCAAAG GAACACTGCTTGATGGGCATAAAAGGAACAGTTCGTCGAAGTACTGATGGGCATATTATTCATGCCAACATTGACACGGATGTAATTATTGCCGAAGAACCTCCTTATG GTTCAACACAAAAGCCTGAAGATATGTATAGGATTGTTGAACATTTTGCCCTTGGAAGGAGAAGGCTTGAACTATTTGGCGAAGACCATAATATCCGGTCCGGCTGGCTGACTCTTGGTAAAGAACTGTCGTCTTCAAATTTTAGTAAGGAG GCATATGTCAAGAACTTTGGTGACAAAGATGGGAAGGTTTGGCAGGGTGGTGGAGGAAGAAATCCACCTCCGGAGGCACCTCATCTGGTGGTGACTACTCCTGATATAGAGGCTCTTAGGCCAAAGTCCCCAATGAAGAACCAGCAACAAATGCAGCAGCAGCAGCAATCAGTGTCCATTTCTTTGACGCCGGGTAACGCATCAAACAGAAGGCCTGGGAATTCACCGCAGAATCCAACTGCGCTTGGTGTTAATCAAGATGCCTCTAGCTCAAACCCATCTACACCCGCTCCTTGGGCTTCTTCACCTATGGAGAGCTTTAAGGGACGTGAAGGCTCTGGATTGCCTTCAGATGATAAAGTATTTGATATGTATGGAGGGTTTAATGGACCACCACCACCAGGCTATCTAGATTTTGAATCATTCAGACAAATGAATATGTTGTAG